DNA from Nitrospira sp.:
TCACAGGCTTGTTTCCATACCTCTGTGGAATCTGGTCCGACCAGTACTTTGGCGCTGGTCGTTTGGTCTCCTGAAGGAATCTGGCGTAGCGGGCGGTGGTGACCTCATATTGGTCGATATAGAAGGCATCCAGATGCACCGTATGGGCCATCCGCTCATCCTTGGCTGCCATCTGGTCATCCTGGCGCGCCCCCATCATGAACTCCCCAGACGGCACCAGGACCATCGGCGCGGGCGCAAGGTCCGGCGTAATCCCCTCGCTCTGGGTTGATGAATTCCTCGGGATAATAGGGGAAGAGACAGGTGACAAGATCCATTGCCCCACAAACGCTCCCACGACCACAAGCAAGCCCGCTCCGATAATGAGGTAGGGTGGTGACTGCTTTGATTGTGCCGCCCTAGTCGATGCACCAGGCTGGTCCTCATCTGATTCCGACCGTGGATCGGCTTCTGGACCTTCTGTTGTGTTCTCAGGAGAGAAGGGCACTTCCGGCTCGCCTACGTTATCCAGCGACTGCTGCGTATCAGTACTGGCGCCTGTGGGGGGTGGCTGGCCGTTCACGAAAGAAGGTTGTTGACCCTCAGCATTCCTGATGCCCCCTCGTTCGTTCATGGCAGGAAGTTATGTTGCCGGCTAACCGGCAGCGGATCGGAACGGTTCGAATTCCCGATCGGCTTTGGCCGCCAGGTAGAAGTCGCTCTCGGTCAGGCCATTGATCTTATGTGTCCAGATCTCTACCTTGGTTTTTCCCCAGGCCAGATAGAGATCAGGATGATGGCCCTCTGCCTCTGCCACCGCGCCAACCTTGTTCACGAAGGCCAGGGCCTGCGCGAAATCCTTGAACGTATACAACCGCTCAAGGTGTCCTTGCCCGTTTAGAGACCAGCCTGCGCCAAGTTCCTTCAAGAAAGCCTGAGTTCGATCATTCGATAGCGGCGGCACCCCGCCACGACAGGGAATACATTTATTATCGGCAAGACCCATAACGACCTCCTTGTCTCCGAAGTCAAAAAGATATTCTAAAGGGGCCTTGAGAGGAAGGGCAAGGTGGAGAAAGCTTATCGTTCCTTCGCGAGATCTTGTACACAGCGAAAGCCTCTGCCGGGCGCTCCCTCGTCCGCGCTTGCGTACATGCGCACCTGATAGTCAACGTCTCCGAAGACTTTCTGAATATTGAGTGCCCGAAGGCTGCCTCGTACGACCTTGCGCGTCGGGTCCTGCGGTTCACCGGAGCTGAATCTGGATTCTTGATACGTATTGGCCGTCCATTCGTATACCCGATCGTTGAGGATTCGGCCCTGCGTGTCACGCGCCGCCTTTTCCCACTCGTCCTCGGTCGGTAGCCGCTTGTCGGCCCATTGGCAAAACGCGACCGCGTCGTGCCACGAGACATCTTCCACCGGCTCCTCGGGTTTGAGCGATGCCGCGTGCTCCTCCAGCCCAGCAAGGGGAATCACACCTGTGGTCTCTACGAACCGGAGATAGCGCGCATTGCTGACTAACGTTGCCTCGACATAGAGATTGTCCCGAAGGTACACGGATCGCGCAGGGCCTTGAACTTCTTCCACAGTTCCCCCGCCATACACGCCTACAATCTTGGTCGGGATGCGCCCAGACCGAATCAGCACCATTGGGACGCCATCTGCCCCGATTATTTCTTGCGCCACCATCGATTCGCTCGCACGCGCCTCAATCCGCCATCCACGGAGAGCAACAGCAAGAATCGACGCAGGCACGGCATACCCCTGCCGACCTCTGGTATCGCTCACGACGCCGATCACCTGCCCGTTCAGCAAGAGCGGGCCACCGGAGTGGCCTTCCTCAACCAAAGCCTGAAACGCGAGGGTCGGCCCGTTCATCCCACTCAGAGTCCCCGTCGAGACAGTCCAAGGCGGTAACGTTCGGGGAAAGCCGATAAATGTGAGCGCCTCGCCACCGACCATCTTCGTAGTTATGTCGAGCGGTAAGGCCAGCACGCCATCGGGAATCGGCCCGACCACTCGCAACGCCGCAAGCCCGTGCTGATCTCCACCTTGAATCCCGACGACCTGGGCCACGAGCGGTTGCTGAGGGTTATGGAAAAACGTCACGATGGGCTTGGGGTCTCCCTCAATCACGTGTGCCGCTGTGACGATGTAGGTAACATCCTTATCCACTCGTACAACAACCCCTGTCCCAACCTTGGGCTGTTGCCCCTCGCCCTGTGCGGTGATCTTCACCACGCCACGTTTGAGGTGTTCACTACCTTGCGCCCAGAGATCATGCGGAACGAATAAAGTGGAGAACAGACAGAAAGCTGTCGTGAGGAAGACAACTCTTGCGACAAGAACGCCGCTGGCGGACTTTTTCAACATCCTGCTACTGTCGTTCCAGCGCAAAAGACCCGGCGTTGCCATTGTTGCAAGTCACCGTACCCTGGATGGTTTTCCCGCCAGCGGCGACCTCCGAGGTAAAATCGCAAGCCATGCCCTGGTAGACCTGCGACGCCAGGCGTCCGGCGAAGATATTCCCTTGCACCTGGCCTTGCATCACGCCGGCATCGCCCTGATTGTCGGCATAGGTGCCGTTGACCTGGTCGCCGGTTTGTTGATAGGTCGTCTGAATGACGGATGTGCCTCCCAAGAGGGTCATCGTAAGGCCCTGATACGTTCCAGACACCAGACTTCTCGCCATCGGCTGGTCCACGACCGGCGCCGGTTGTTCTTCACTTGATCGTGTCGGCGGCTGCCTCGCTTCCTCCGTGAGCCGCACGCCCCACCCATCCAAGGCAAAGCGTGCCACCAGGGCTGGTACGGCGGTGTTAAATTTGGCGCCCACCTCCGTCACAATGCCCACCACTTTGTTCTGGAACAAGACCGGCCCGCCTGAATTGCCGTCATCAGCCGTGCCGGAAAAGGAGAGCGCGGTGCCCCGTCGGCCGGAAAGGGTTCCCGTCGTCACCGTCCACATGGACCCTTCCGCGCGCGGGAAGCCGATCAAGGTGATGGGTTCGCCGCCGCTGAGAGTCGCCGTTTGGTCGAGATGCAGAGCCGCGAGATCGGAGGGAACCTTTCCTTCGACCAAGAGGGCAGCCAGTCCAGACGGGTTTCCTCCTTCTAGCCCAAGCACGCGAGCGCGGTACGAGCGGTGCGGGGCGGCGTAGAAAAACACATTCGGGTGTTGGTCGCCTTCGATGACATGTGAAGCCGTCACGATATAGACATGGTCTTCATCCAGCTTCACGACGACTCCGGAGCCGACTCGATTCTTGCCTTCCACTTGCGCCGTGATTTTCACCACGCCTTTCTTGACCTGTGCAATGTCCTGGGCCTGGAGCGAACCGGGGGATAGGATTGCCAGGGGCAGCAGCAACAGAAGCAAGAAGAGGGCAATCCACAGCCACGGTGGATCAAGAAAGATTGAGGACTGCTTTTTCCTAAGAACGTTCACGGGCAGGGTTTCCGCCTTACTATCACGATATGACAGGTGGCCATTTTCATGTTACCCTTGGTCCCGTATTTGGAGGAAGCCATGGTGTCGCAGCAACAAATTGACCAAGCAGTCCGCATTCTCACACAGGCGGCCCGGCCGGTGAAAATCATTCTGTTCGGTTCCCACGCACGCGGTGACGCGGGGCACGATTCAGATGTCGATTTCCTTGTGGTGGAGTCAGCCCTCCCAAATAGGCGTTCCGAAATGGTCCGATTGCGCAACATCCTGCGGCCATTGCGAATTCCAGTGGATGTCATCGTCGCATCCGAAGCCGAGCTGAAAGAGTGGGGCCATTTGCCGGGCCATATTCTGTACTGGGCGCTGAAAGAAGGCAAAGCGTTGCATGAAGCGACCGCGTGATCTGGCCCTTCGTTTTCTTGCTCTCGCCGATCGCGACATGAAAACGTGCCGCCAGCTTTCCGAACTTCCCGATAGCGATGACGAAGCCATCGGATTTCACGCGCAACAGGCGATTGAAAAATGTCTCAAAGCCGTTCTTGCCGGAAAAGCGATCCCTTTCAGAAAGACCCACGATTTGGTGGAACTCGTCGATCTCTTACAGGACCGCCTGCAACTCACGCCCCCTCATGTCGAGATGCTCGATCAGCTCAATCCGTTTGCCGTGACGTTTCGGTATGACCTCCTCGATCTCGAACCCGTGAACCGTACCCAGCTTCGTTCAGGAGTTGAAGCGATTCGGCGCTGGGCGGAGCAGCAGATCGACTGACCTTACGTGTAAGAACTCCTTCTCCCTGAGCGAGTGCTACACTCCCAAAATCCGTTCGTCGTGAGCTCGTCGAACCATGAACGGAATACCAACGGAACGCAAGAAACACCACGCAAGATCCCAGAGGCCTCGTGGCAAAAAGCAACGTGCCAAAACCCGGAGAAAAGGAAACAGGGTCAAAGCGAAAAGGTTACTTCGGAACGTCCTGGGCACAACGGAACCCCACATCGTCGTTCCGATTCGTGGATAGGTTCCTATTCCGGAACGCAGACCGGATACCGTACGGTCTATTGCCCCAGGACCCACCGCGGACCACTCCAAAAACTTCGGTTGGAGGCCCCTTTGGATTGCGCACTGGACTCTTGCTGTAATAATTCTCGTCATACCCATCTGCGACCCATTCCCCCACGTTCCCGGCCATATCGTAGACACTGGAGGAACTCTTCCCTTCTTCGAACGACCCCACGTCGGTGAGCACCCCATAGTTCTGAAACTCGGTCTTATGAAAGTTCGCTCGTTGCTCACTCGGTGGCTCATTCCCCCAGGGATACCGACGCTCGTCGGTTCCTCGCGAGGCCTTCTCCCATTCGGCTTCCGTGGGTAAGCGTTTTCCTGCCCAGGCGCAGTAATCTGTGGCATCACCCCAGTGAACCCCAACGACAGGCTTGTGCGCATGTTGCTTGGGCACTCGGTCGGACCAATACTTTGGCGCATCTTGGTTCGTCTCTTGGAAGAATCTGGCGTAGCGAGCGGTCGTCACCTCGTATTGGTCGATATAGAAGGCATCAACATGAACGCGGTGCCGAGGATGTTCGTCTTTATTGCCTTCGCCATCCGGTGTACCCATCCAGAATTCCCCCGCTGGAACCAGCACCATCGGCGCACCATCCTTGCCGGCGATCTCATCCTTATTTTTGAGTCCTACTTTAACGAGATACTTTCTGAAAACTTCAGCTGGCACAGCGAAACCATACCGAGTTGACTCCGCCATGAGCCCAACTATAGAACCGTTTAGAATCAGCGGTCCCCCTGAACTGCCTTCATCGATATTGATATCAATCACGAGATTACTCCCTTTCCGCGAACCGATGGCCCCTTTGAGGATGGTCCAAGGTCCTGCGCCAGCCGGGAATCCAATGGTGACGATGTCTTCACCTCCTGATAAAGGAGTCCCGTAGTCAATTGCGAGCTGATTGAGACCCGATGGCAGGTGCTCCTTTCCCTGAACCACCAGCACAGCTAGACTGGTTGCCTCCTCTCCTTCCTTGTCTATCACTGTTGCTCGCACAGGAACGTTTCGATTCGTGAAGAATTCCACTTGGGGGTGCGGATCGAGCCCTACCACATGGGCAGCCGTTAGAATATATGCCTGTTCATTTCCGAGGTTTACGATGAACCCGGCACCTACCGTCGTCTTGCCTTGCTCTTTTGCCGTAATTCTCACCACACCCTTCTTGAGATCTTCAATACTCTTCGCGTAACTGGGCATGGCAACCGGTAAGAAATGGAGAAGCAGGAAACCGGCAAGAAGCGAGATGAGTACTTTCCTATTCATCGGCGTCCTCATCGCTTGAACTCCTTCAACAGCCGATATGCTCCGAGACCATACATAAAGATTGCTGAGACAATTGCTGCAAACATCTCGAGTCGTGCATTGTGCCACAAGGCATCCAACGCGGTCAGGCCACGACTCTGGGTCGGGATCTGGCCGGACTTCGTGCGGATGTCCTTGGCCATGCCTTCACCCCTGAGGTGTATGCCGGTCCGATTAGCCGTCAGGCTGAGCTCCTGAATCGTGAATCCGTCGAGATGCTCCAATCCAACGGCTTCGTCCTGCTTAATCGAGACCGTACCAAGGAGATGTTCGTAACCTGGAAATGTAATTGTCCCATCGCTGGTCAACGCGCTGATCCGCGCGCCACCTTTGACGAGAGTTTGCCTACCACCGTCGGCCTCGCTGGCCTGTCGGGTGAAATCGACCGTGGTAACAGGGACACCTCCAAACACCTGGTGCGCCGATTGCCCTAACGCGAATGTCGGTAATAAGACCAGTTCATCTGACCTTGCCTTGACCATGACGCGAGATGGCT
Protein-coding regions in this window:
- a CDS encoding HEPN domain-containing protein, whose amino-acid sequence is MKRPRDLALRFLALADRDMKTCRQLSELPDSDDEAIGFHAQQAIEKCLKAVLAGKAIPFRKTHDLVELVDLLQDRLQLTPPHVEMLDQLNPFAVTFRYDLLDLEPVNRTQLRSGVEAIRRWAEQQID
- a CDS encoding SUMF1/EgtB/PvdO family nonheme iron enzyme — protein: MNERGGIRNAEGQQPSFVNGQPPPTGASTDTQQSLDNVGEPEVPFSPENTTEGPEADPRSESDEDQPGASTRAAQSKQSPPYLIIGAGLLVVVGAFVGQWILSPVSSPIIPRNSSTQSEGITPDLAPAPMVLVPSGEFMMGARQDDQMAAKDERMAHTVHLDAFYIDQYEVTTARYARFLQETKRPAPKYWSDQIPQRYGNKPVIGVDWNDATAYCVWAGRRLPTEAEWEKAARGTDQRLYPWGNTEPSQQRANFDHCCDFNIYEVLTDVGSFEGGKSPYDVYDMAGSVWEWVADWYDESYYSKSPESNPTGPSSGEKRVLRGGAWDSTPVYVRSGDRLKLSPTFRHDNIGFRCAQDAPK
- a CDS encoding SUMF1/EgtB/PvdO family nonheme iron enzyme — its product is MLKKSASGVLVARVVFLTTAFCLFSTLFVPHDLWAQGSEHLKRGVVKITAQGEGQQPKVGTGVVVRVDKDVTYIVTAAHVIEGDPKPIVTFFHNPQQPLVAQVVGIQGGDQHGLAALRVVGPIPDGVLALPLDITTKMVGGEALTFIGFPRTLPPWTVSTGTLSGMNGPTLAFQALVEEGHSGGPLLLNGQVIGVVSDTRGRQGYAVPASILAVALRGWRIEARASESMVAQEIIGADGVPMVLIRSGRIPTKIVGVYGGGTVEEVQGPARSVYLRDNLYVEATLVSNARYLRFVETTGVIPLAGLEEHAASLKPEEPVEDVSWHDAVAFCQWADKRLPTEDEWEKAARDTQGRILNDRVYEWTANTYQESRFSSGEPQDPTRKVVRGSLRALNIQKVFGDVDYQVRMYASADEGAPGRGFRCVQDLAKER
- a CDS encoding serine protease; translated protein: MNVLRKKQSSIFLDPPWLWIALFLLLLLLPLAILSPGSLQAQDIAQVKKGVVKITAQVEGKNRVGSGVVVKLDEDHVYIVTASHVIEGDQHPNVFFYAAPHRSYRARVLGLEGGNPSGLAALLVEGKVPSDLAALHLDQTATLSGGEPITLIGFPRAEGSMWTVTTGTLSGRRGTALSFSGTADDGNSGGPVLFQNKVVGIVTEVGAKFNTAVPALVARFALDGWGVRLTEEARQPPTRSSEEQPAPVVDQPMARSLVSGTYQGLTMTLLGGTSVIQTTYQQTGDQVNGTYADNQGDAGVMQGQVQGNIFAGRLASQVYQGMACDFTSEVAAGGKTIQGTVTCNNGNAGSFALERQ
- a CDS encoding nucleotidyltransferase domain-containing protein, with product MLPLVPYLEEAMVSQQQIDQAVRILTQAARPVKIILFGSHARGDAGHDSDVDFLVVESALPNRRSEMVRLRNILRPLRIPVDVIVASEAELKEWGHLPGHILYWALKEGKALHEATA
- a CDS encoding 4a-hydroxytetrahydrobiopterin dehydratase codes for the protein MGLADNKCIPCRGGVPPLSNDRTQAFLKELGAGWSLNGQGHLERLYTFKDFAQALAFVNKVGAVAEAEGHHPDLYLAWGKTKVEIWTHKINGLTESDFYLAAKADREFEPFRSAAG
- a CDS encoding SUMF1/EgtB/PvdO family nonheme iron enzyme, with the translated sequence MNRKVLISLLAGFLLLHFLPVAMPSYAKSIEDLKKGVVRITAKEQGKTTVGAGFIVNLGNEQAYILTAAHVVGLDPHPQVEFFTNRNVPVRATVIDKEGEEATSLAVLVVQGKEHLPSGLNQLAIDYGTPLSGGEDIVTIGFPAGAGPWTILKGAIGSRKGSNLVIDINIDEGSSGGPLILNGSIVGLMAESTRYGFAVPAEVFRKYLVKVGLKNKDEIAGKDGAPMVLVPAGEFWMGTPDGEGNKDEHPRHRVHVDAFYIDQYEVTTARYARFFQETNQDAPKYWSDRVPKQHAHKPVVGVHWGDATDYCAWAGKRLPTEAEWEKASRGTDERRYPWGNEPPSEQRANFHKTEFQNYGVLTDVGSFEEGKSSSSVYDMAGNVGEWVADGYDENYYSKSPVRNPKGPPTEVFGVVRGGSWGNRPYGIRSAFRNRNLSTNRNDDVGFRCAQDVPK